In Tenrec ecaudatus isolate mTenEca1 chromosome 4, mTenEca1.hap1, whole genome shotgun sequence, a single window of DNA contains:
- the CDCA5 gene encoding sororin: MSRRQTRSGGAAQRSGSQPSSPDKSLRRSQRKSGSDLQNTVPEIWPKTPHAAPVRKPIVLKKIVAHTVEIPAISSPRRSPRIAIYLEKENNPPRKPTEEDLQADQVPLTPTCTPVLLSLNGQSSPRRAELDTRDLEMSKKVRRSYSRLEAAAATTSTPGRRSCFGFERLLAEDSLATVSPVVASKPFEVTGISMKPWAPDTTLPGISPPAAKEKRKKKKMPEILKSELDEWAATMNAEFEAAEQFDLLVE, encoded by the exons ATGTCTCGGAGGCAGACGCGGTCTGGAGGGGCCGCCCAACGTTCTG GGTCCCAGCCGTCATCTCCTGACAAATCTCTGCGGAGATCCCAGCGGAAATCTGGCTCCGATCTCCAGAACACCGTCCCCGAAATCTGGCCGAAG ACACCCCATGCGGCCCCAGTCCGAAAGCCCATCGTCTTGAAGAAGATCGTGGCTCATACTGTGGAG ATCCCGGCCATCAGCTCACCTCGCAGGAGCCCTCGG ATCGCCATTTACCTGGAGAAGGAGAACAACCCCCCGAGGAAGCCCACGGAGGAAGACCTCCAGGCGGACCAGGTGCCCCTCACCCCGACCTGCACGCCTGTGCTGCTCTCGCTGAACGGCCAATCCAGCCCCAGAAGGGCGGAGCTGGACACCAGGGACTTGGAGATGTCCAAGAAAGTCCGGCGCTCCTACAGCCGCCTGGAGGCCGCCGCCGCTACCACCTCCACCCCCGGCCGCCGCTCCTGCTTCGGCTTTGAGAGGCTGCTGGCGGAAGACAGTCTGGCCACAGTCTCTCCGGTGGTGGCCTCCAAGCCCTTCGAGGTCACCGGCATCTCCATGAAGCCCTGGGCTCCTGACACTACCCTCCCAGGCATCTCGCCTCCGGCCgcgaaagagaagagaaagaagaagaaaatgccgGAGATCCTG AAATCGGAGCTGGATGAGTGGGCCGCGACCATGAATGCAGAGTTCGAAGCTGCTGAGCAGTTTGATCTCCTGGTTGAATGA
- the SAC3D1 gene encoding SAC3 domain-containing protein 1, producing the protein MRRPGESQGGGWPAWEAGRRPPRVADHRLSPRSPPMTDSELPVGTCPDMCPAAERARREKERRLHRFEVAPEHLGGGPPRADPRRTVKEYCRPAAGKPRPPPSHLRPPRVLLTAVRYLAGDVAERADASRAEVASFVADRLRAVRLDLALQSAGDAEAAVVLEAALATLLAVVARLRTDPAHGRVDGGLLQTQVQEGFGSLRRCYARGAGPHPRQAAFHGLFLLYNLGSLEALHEVLQLPAALRACPPLHTALAVDAAFREGNAARLFRLLRTLTYLPSCAVQGHVAHARRGALARLARALSTPKGQALPLDFLVHLLALDGPEEARDLCQAHGLPLAGEEQVVFLRGHYREEGQPSAGACNLLVDSKLRGRTLEEVVMAEEEEESSIRAQSPA; encoded by the exons ATGCGCAGACCCGGTGAGTCTCAAGGAGGCGGGTGGCCAGCGTGGGAGGCGGGCCGCCGGCCTCCGCGGGTCGCTGATCACCGCCTCTCGCCCCGCAGCCCACCCATGACAGACAGCGAGCTGCCCGTGGGCACGTGTCCGGACATGTGTCCGGCCGCCGAGCGCGCCCGGCGAGAGAAGGAGCGCCGCCTGCACCGCTTCGAGGTGGCTCCCGAGCACTTGGGGGGGGGCCCGCCCCGCGCCGACCCGCGGCGCACCGTGAAGGAGTACTGCCGGCCGGCCGCCGGCAAGCCCCGGCCCCCGCCCAGCCACCTGCGGCCGCCGCGCGTGCTGCTGACCGCCGTGCGCTACCTGGCCGGCGACGTGGCCGAGCGCGCCGACGCGTCCCGCGCCGAGGTGGCCAGCTTCGTGGCGGACCGGCTGCGCGCCGTGCGCCTGGACCTGGCCTTGCAGAGCGCGGGCGACGCCGAGGCGGCCGTGGTGCTGGAGGCGGCGCTGGCCACGCTGCTGGCCGTGGTGGCGCGGCTCCGGACCGACCCGGCGCACGGGCGGGTAGACGGGGGCCTGCTGCAAACCCAGGTGCAAGAGGGCTTCGGCTCGCTGCGCCGCTGCTACGCGCGGGGCGCCGGGCCGCACCCCCGCCAGGCCGCCTTCCATGGCCTCTTTCTGCTCTATAACCTGG GCTCCCTGGAGGCCCTGCACGAGGTTCTACAGCTGCCTGCCGCCCTGCGTGCCTGCCCGCCCCTGCATACAGCCTTGGCCGTGGACGCCGCCTTTCGAGAGGGCAATGCTGCCCGTCTATTCCGCCTGCTCCGGACCCTGACCTATCTGCCTAGCTGTGCTGTGCAGGGGCACGTGGCCCATGCTCGCCGTGGAGCCCTGGCCCGCCTTGCCCGTGCCCTCAGCACCCCCAAGGGCCAGGCCTTGCCCCTGGACTTCCTGGTGCACCTGCTGGCCTTGGACGGACCCGAGGAGGCCCGCGACCTGTGCCAGGCACATGGGCTACCCCTGGCTGGGGAGGAGCAAGTGGTGTTCCTTAGGGGTCACTACCGGGAGGAGGGGCAGCCAAGTGCAGGGGCCTGCAACCTGTTGGTGGACAGCAAGCTGCGAGGGCGGACCCTGGAGGAGGTGGTCATGgccgaggaggaagaggagagctCCATCAGAGCCCagtccccagcctga
- the SNX15 gene encoding sorting nexin-15: protein MSRQAKDEFVRRYTVSDPRTHAKGYTEYKVTAQFISKKDPEDVKEVVVWKRYSDFRKLHGDLAYTHRNLFRRLEEFPSFPRAQVFGRFEASVIEERRKGAEDLLRFTVHIPALSNSPQLKEFFRGGEVTRLSEVSRDQHILPPPLIPTPPPEEARLPPEESRLLRPLPAERRGLEELEVPADLPPSSPAQDALDLLFPCGSMEEAPGSPGRGPLTEAELALFDPFSKEEDAGPSPTHVSELAEMEAELERPDPNAWEPGVPQEEEDEEGGPTPAYLSQATVLITQALRDEKAGAYPEALQGYRDGVHVLLQGVAGDPSPARREGVKKKAAVYLKRAEEILSQHLTLSQLSP, encoded by the exons ATGTCCCGCCAGGCCAAGGACGAGTTCGTGCGGCGCTACACGGTCTCGGACCCGCGGACGCACGCCAAGGGCTACACCGAGTACAAAGTGACTGCGCAG TTCATCTCAAAGAAGGACCCAGAAGACGTCAAAGAG GTGGTGGTCTGGAAGCGGTACAGTGACTTCCGCAAGCTCCATGGAGACCTGGCCTACACCCACCGGAACCTCTTCCGCCGCCTGGAGgagttcccctccttcccccgggCCCAGGTGTTTG GCCGCTTTGAAGCGTCTGTGATCGAGGAGCGACGGAAGGGGGCGGAGGACCTGCTGCGGTTCACTGTGCACATCCCCGCTCTCAGCAACAGCCCCCAGCTCAAGGAGTTCTTCCGG GGCGGGGAGGTGACTCGGCTCTCTGAAGTATCCAGGGACCAACACATCCTGCCACCCCCCTTGATCCCCACACCGCCCCCCGAGGAGGCCAGGCTGCCCCCCGAGGAGTCCCGACTACTCAGACCGCTCCCTGCAGAGAGGAGGGGCCTCGAGGAGTTGGAGGTACCAG CGGACCTCCCACCATCCAGCCCTGCCCAGGATGCCCTGGACCTACTCTTTCCCTGTGGGAGCATGGAGGAGGCCCCTGGCTCCCCGGGCCGTGGGCCGCTCACCGAGGCTGAGCTGGCCCTCTTTGACCCCTTCTCCAAGGAAG AAGACGCAGGCCCCAGCCCCACACACGTGAGTGAGCTGGCAGAGATGGAGGCAGAGCTGGAGAGGCCGGACCCGAATGCCTGGGAGCCAGGAGTGCCGCAGGAGGAAGAGGATGAGGAAGGAGGGCCCACCCCTGCCTATCTCAGCCAGGCCACCGTGCTCATCACCCAGGCTTTGCGGGACGAGAAGGCGGGCGCCTATCCTGAGGCGCTGCAGGGCTACCGTGACGGCGTGCATGTTTTGCTGCAGGGGGTCGCAG GTGACCCGTCCCCTGCCCGCCGGGAAGGTGTGAAGAAGAAGGCAGCTGTGTACCTGAAGCGGGCAGAAGAGATCTTGAGCCAGCACCTGACCCTTTCCCAACTCTCGCCCTGA
- the ARL2 gene encoding ADP-ribosylation factor-like protein 2, protein MGLLTILKKMKQKERELRLLMLGLDNAGKTTILKKFNGEDIDTISPTLGFNIKTLEHRGFKLNIWDVGGQKSLRSYWRNYFESTDGLIWVVDSADRQRLEDCQQELQSLLVEERLAGATLLIFANKQDLPGALSSNAIREALELDSIRSHHWCIQSCSAVTGENLLLGVDWLLDDISSRIFTAD, encoded by the exons atgggACTTCTGACCATTctcaagaagatgaagcagaaggaGCGGGAGCTGCGGCTGCTCATGCT CGGCCTGGATAACGCTGGCAAAACAACGATCCTCAAGAAGTTCAACGGGGAGGACATCGACACCATCTCCCCGACTCTGGGCTTCAACATCAAGACTCTGGAGCACCGAGG ATTCAAGTTGAACATCTGGGATGTGGGCGGCCAGAAGTCGCTGCGGTCCTACTGGCGGAACTACTTTGAGAGCACCGACGGGCTGATCTGGGTGGTGGACAGCGCCGACCGGCAGCGCCTAGAGGACtgccagcaggagctccagagccTGCTGGTGGAAGAG CGCCTGGCCGGAGCCACCCTCCTCATCTTCGCCAATAAGCAGGACCTGCCCGGGGCCTTGTCGTCAAACGCCATTCGCGAG GCGCTGGAGCTGGACTCCATCCGCAGCCACCACTGGTGCATCCAGAGCTGCAGCGCTGTCACCGGGGAGAACCTGCTTCTGGGCGTCGACTGGCTGCTCGATGACATCTCCAGCCGCATCTTCACCGCCGACTGA